The Alosa alosa isolate M-15738 ecotype Scorff River chromosome 11, AALO_Geno_1.1, whole genome shotgun sequence sequence ctgctgaGTGAGTTATGTAAGTGgcccattgagtagcctattgctgagtgagttagtgtatgagtagcctactgttgagTGAGTTAGCGtatgagtagcctactgctgtgtgagttagtgtatgagtagcctactgttgagTGAGTTAGTGTATGAGTAGCCTATTGCTGAGCGAGTTAGTGTATGTAGCCCAGTGAGTAGTCTAAACAAACAAGTAGGTTTGGTCCCCACTGCTCCCACCCAGTTCTATGCCCTTGATACTGATACTGAGGAGTTGGTTTATGTGGCACAGCCAGCTGTGGTGATTTAAAAAACTCATTCTTCTCTGTAAAGCATACTGCATTTCATTTCATGATAGTTAACACAACAGCCTCTATATGTCCCTAACCAAAAAAGGTATACTTTTTGAGTATTAAGTAAACTTAAGTGCAGTTGAAGTATAATTCCCAAGTTTACTTTATGTAGTaagtttatttgtatttttgtgctTGAGGTATTCTTGTAAGTGTACTATGTTTATACTTTCTTCTGACTAAATTGGCCCACTTTCAGTTTATAATAGTAAACTCGTAAGTACTGAGAATACTGTAAGTAAACAAGTAAAGATACCAATTATATACTTTTAGCAGACCTTTTAGTACAATTTTCACTTTAGTTCATAGTATACGTTAagtatttttgtatattttttggggggcATTATGCCTTTATTGcggataggatagtggagaatgacaggaagtgaatgggagagagagtcggggtgggatccggaaaggaccgtgggggcgggaatcgaacccggttTGCCGGCGTACGGTGCGCCACGGCCGGGGCCACGTTAAGTATTTTTAAGGTGTAAAATTGTAGGCGCACTATACGTGAACTTATAGGTGTACTGTTAGTATGctaatggtaaatggactgcatttatatCACACTTCTCCACTTCTCAATGTAGTCAGTACACAAACAGTAATCTACTTCTCAATGTGATCAGTACACAAACAGTAATCTATATGTATGCTTAGTTCAAAATAAGCAGACCACCAATAGAGAACAGTAGTTCTTGGggcatccgtggcctactgATCAGGGAATCAGACTTGCAACGAAGGGTGGTTGGTTTGATCCCTGACTGGTAGGAAACATGTGGGTTTGAATAGCGCTTTCCCACATCTACATCCAcagatgaggtgcccttgagcatggCACCTAACCCCACACTGCTCCCCGGGTGCCAGATTAGGGGCtgcctgctctgtgtgtgtgtgtgtgtgtgtgtgtgtgtgtgtgtgtgtgtgtgtgcactgaccctggatgggtaaaatgcagagaacatATTTCCAATAGGAACTTATACAGGAAGTTTATAAAGTAACTTAACTTAGTACAACTTTTTGCTAAGGGGCTCCTTCCTCAGTTCTCTACCTACTGGTAGTGTTGGTTCTCATGTCAGACATGCGTAATCCTGCTGTTGGTTTGTTGGTTGAGAATTCACAATGAAATCGTGCAGGCTACATTGAGAGTTGCAGATGTATACTAGGGCGTGTTGTACACCTCTTTTTTCTGTGGGTTCTCTTTAGTCTGCCAAGTGCCATCTGATCTTTTACTGCCTGAGAACACAGCGGTGGAGCATGTGATCGTAACGGTCACCACACAGGGAGTGGTGAATCTCAACTTAGCAAACGACTTTGATGGGACATTTCGGATGGATGGAAACAATGTCGTCCTGAACAAACCATTAGACTATGAGGTATATATTCATTTAATTTGAAATATATTAGTaagatataataatatattaataagaTATACTGTATTAGTaaggtatatatttttttctatgatAACAAGAGCATGATTCTTGTGTTCACCTTGATAATGTTGTTCCAGACTCAACCAATCAGTTATTCCGTGAAGATTCAATGTACAAAAGATCTTGATATCGTGAGTGACATTATTGTTCTCCCATCATTCAAGTGTCAGAAATTCAGAAGGGACCCAAATAATTTATCTTTCAATGCTTTTTGTGAAAACGTTTATGTAAAGGCCAACATTGCATGTGACTATTGTGGAGTCTTCAACTGAAAATTGCCAGTTAAATGATAAAGATCAAATGAAAATTGTCAGCATAATTATATAATGTAAACATAAATATATGTGGTTTCTATTTTGATATGTAGTTTTGTCATTCATTGTACACAGAAAAAGTGTTAGGAAAGTGAGCACTGTAGTTTCACATCCACTTCCTCTATACATGTAAGGAATCATGCATAACATTAAAAATATGACAGACAGGCTActctggaagaaaaaaaatggtatTTTAGTACTGATTAATGACCTGTATGGTACATGTTAAGGCGTGCACACACCACTGAATTAAATGTCTCACTGATGACATCAGCTGGCTGAACACTGATTACTTCTCTTCTACATCCTAGATGGAGACAAGCATCATAGTCATTGTGGAGAATGTAAATGATAATCCTCCAGTGTTTGAGCAAAACCCCTACACACTGGAAGTCGATGAGGTGAGCACTCAACTCCTTCAGCATGCACTGTCTACACGGACAAGCTTATGGTGCACCAAATACAATCCAAAATAGTAGTACTAGTAACTATACTACAGTTGATGAAGTCGGATGTGAAGTCGGATGCTCTTGCCTTCTCGTTATGTTTTTTGGCACTAGCATTTAAGTGTGTTTGCCTGAGACACTGCTTGGATTAGGTGTACTGTTCTGTTCTGAGGAGATGTTTCAGTTTGAGGACCTTTCATTTGGTGTCTCAGAGGTCTGCATCAAGTTGATTTTTTCCGATACAGTTAGGAAGCTATGtgttgtatgtgatgtgtgtgtattacagtatgtgtgtaagttccttaatgtttTGGATAGTTTAGAGCTAAAACATccttaaatttccccttggggatcaataaagtatctatctatctatctatctatctatctatctaaaacagCATGTTACGGGgtccacccacaaccttggcaacactcTGATTTAGTCAtctctagagggatagaagtcactgacttatcagtaaatgatatatatatctgatcattattgtgtatcttttaatgtcCTAAACGCCTTAAAAATTCATCCTGAAACTACAATTAAATCGCTGTTCCTGGACACTAGAGCAGAGCAGCAGTTCATAACTCTTGCAGACTCCATAAATTCAGATATTTTAAATCCTTCTATTGACCAAATGGTAGAGGTCTTTAATAGTGAACTAGGTgttctgcttgacagagtggctcctctaaagactaaaaaaaggccctgtagcaaacctACTCCTTGGATGAAtgaaaatatactgtacatgaccTAAAAAGATcctgtaggaaagctgagagaacatggagaaaaactaagttacaggttcacggtgacattttaaaagaaaaatagcAAACTATaatcagaggcggacagagtacacagcttcattacttgagtaaaagtacagataccccttgctaaattttactcaagtacaagtaaaagtacaacagtcagatgtctacttaagtaaaagtactggagtacttgtttttaaaagtacttgagtatcaagagtacaagagtacattttctaaatattgcattactactgccacagtgcttacatttatgtacagaaacgtcctacatggagttatgaaaaatgttaatgtggagaatgtaaaaggaattgaaagtaaaatcaagtcattttcatctttttaccatgttgccagggatgggcagtatttctaatacatgtatttaaaatacgtatttcaaatacaaaatactattttggaATTGAAACACATGAagtgaaaactatcattaacttgttcagcaAATTGAAATaatctggcgaggtggggccacgggttggcacattcccggcaTCCAGTAACCTGCtacgtcttcatccattgtttcgtccatggtttcgtctcttacagtttttctcagtcgctttggtgcttttttcagatcagaatgaaaattctaaactattagttcaacctccacaacatttagtcatttgtgcacatcatagtagcaatttctccttcctctgaacaaattgcaaatacttttggacatgtatcagttgctttcatacaattctctgctgttttttaacattgtcatttgcttatgtcatgtcaggcaaaatgaactatacttatgaatgctgaatagtcattcccaataaaactaatagtcttcatttcattgcttgagtcattaaatacaaaattgttgaactagttatcaaattctgtcacagtgctgtagaattgcaaagagcatacagtaaaaatgtacgcattcagtgtcttgtactcacttactcacctaactacagcaatgtgtaactttactgttttcaaatggctgtacaagtactgtatagtgctgtcttgagcatgttcaggtagtgtcaccgagttctgacctttttgttgcattggaaaacactgagagaactgtcatgaagaaaacatgacaaagccatttgactatcttgttcataaacgatggtgtcaagacttctcattttgatgacactgacagtttcattgacatgaatacctgcttttgaggaatggactatccattttgagcaagtgacatgcttttgcaggttatccactaggttttgcagtttgcactaattgttttgagaattgcactaacttctgtgcaaatgttaatagtgatgtgagaatagcaccaaagcgactgagaaaaactgtaatctaaatctgaccatggagttgactttggcggaaagtcAAGGCTGCCAGTTTTTCCCGGTTGTTGTGTTTCTTAAACATCTGTATATAAAttcatataatcacaacaaatactAAGAACATACTACGGCTAACGGCTTAGAGCCCACATCAACGGGGCCTGAGCATTGTTATCAGAGCCTATATATATACTACCGCAACAACTTGCTGCGTTAGCCTcaaattgtattattattattattattattattattattattattattattattattattattattttcttctctattattgtgttaaatgttccaaatgtaaagcactttgagctgcattctgtgtatgaaagatGCTATACAAATagagcttattattattattattattattattaaaatgattgatgtgtgtttagtgtgtgtgatctgtggtTAAGTTATTGCAGATgtatgtttattgtgtgtgataTGAATGTGTAATGAAATGACATGAAATTAAATGagttgtgtttagtgtgtgtgtgttgtgtgtaagtTATGAAATGATTGATGtaatgtgtgttttatgtgtgcgtAGCTGCTTCCATTGTTTACAAATGTGGGCCAGATCGCGGCCACTGATCCAGATAACTTGGGTCTCCTGTATTACACGATCATACCCGACCCCACCCAGGTAAGATTGTCCCTctcccacaaaacacacattaccagatcccccacacacacattaccagattccccccacacacacacacacacaccagatcctacccccctccacctcaaaacaaacacacatgagggGGTCCCTCATACAGCTCACACATTGGGTATGCCTCCATTTCTAACACCATACAGTATGTACCCACCAGGCCAGGCTCgttggtatggcagtcagagtGCAAACTCAACCATTGTGACGGCACTCCGTCACACTCCCCTTCTCCATCACAGTCCCTCTCAcaccaaacatacagtacaacctctcaaagaaaaacaaacttcTTACTGTGACTGTGTTCATTTGGTTTGCACAGGACTACTTCGCACTGCAGGCCCCCAGCCTGCCAAACATCCTGGTGAATCAGCGCCTGGACTTCGATACAGTTCAAAGGGTGCAATTCACCTTGATTGTCCAGGTGAGTGAGGCACTCTTCTTCCGCTAAGTCCCTTTTAAATCCCCATCACTATGAAACCACTGAGCCAATGACCTAGGCCTCTCAGGATTGTGGGAAGTGTGAAGAGGCTAGAACAGAGAGAGTATGCTGATGATGTGATGCTCTAAATGAGGGGGCTAGAACAGAGAGAGTATGCTGATGATGTGATGCTCTAAATGAGGGGGCTAGAACAGAGAGAATATGCTCATGAGGAGGTTAGAACAGAGAGAATATGCTCATGAGGAGGCTAGAACAGAGAGGATATGCTGATTATGTGATGCTCTCCGTGTCTGCTGTTTCACTACCCTCAGGACACGCAGACGTCAACCCCACAAACTCTTTCGGCCACCACCACGGTCATAATCAATATCAAAGACATTGACAACCGGCCACCATGGTTTCAACCCTGCACCCCGGAGACCGAAAACCAAGCCACATTCTGCCTGATGGCAGGGTACAATGGTACAATCACCCTAACACAACAAACCGTAAGTTGTCCCTATGCGAGTATCTGTTATCTGTGTATATCTGAGTAGaagtatgtgtatctgtgtatatgagtgtatgtgtatttgagtatctgtgtatatgtgtatctgtgtatgtgtttatgagtatctatgtgtatgtgtatctgtgtgtataagtatctgtatgtatgtgtatctgtgtgtatgagtattatgtgtatctatgtgtatgagtatctgtgtgtatgtgtatctgtgtgtatgagtatctgtgtgtatgagtatgtgtatttgagtaTATTTGTGTCTATATATGTGTATttgagtatctgtgtgtatctgtgtactGTATCTCCTGTCCAGACTGGTCCTCTGCCTTTGATGCCTGAGAACCTCCGTGCGGTGGATGGGGACAAAAACCTCAATGCACATATTTCTTACAAACTCCTGGGTGGTGAGTTCAGCTGAAGCTTGTAGGGCGTGtccatctatctatttatttatctctctatctcctagcctggtaaaccaaactcattcacaagTGGATAGAGTCTGGTCACCAGTGTTGGGGTCGTTACTCAAAAAAAGTAATATATTACACATTACTcattactgtaaaaaaatgtaatccCTTACATTTCTTTTCCATACTCTCTATGAAAAAAGTAAAGCCTTACATTACTTTTGCGTTACTGCATTTAAATGTTTCTATGGACGCTGTTATTGATATCGtccccttttatttattatttaattaattacattGTATGAAACATTAGGTAGCATAATCTAGTCTATTACACTTCTCCAACCCAGGTTGCGCTGTAGGCCTACCAGGCATTTCTTACAGATAGCTGATCATTGCTTTGTCTTACTGAAAGCTGCCTTCAAGTTCACAAACACGGCACCTCAATGCTGCTGTTAAAAATGTTGTCAATTCGAATTACTTTATGGAAACGCTGCTGCCCTGCTCTCACACCCTgggcctgttgcacaaaagcagaattaagacatccgggataagttactgagctgcgctcaatgaatccaaaacaagagtgtacaggcttaattggttgcacaacgagcaagccaggatgagcagacacggattcatcaagccaggtgaaacctatcctggataagtgcgcgctcactTCCCCCTCttaaatagaccccgccaccgatcacagattcactgattcaccatggcaactagagcggcttcattgcttcttctacggtgtgaagtaggtagatagccttctcacaacagcaacaaacagcaacacctctgttaaggagaatattgcaacttgTTCCGCGACCACCACGTGTGAAATGGTTACGGCACTCCTGTGAcatcacattgtcgcatgacaggtcgggaatggcgagtatgtaaaagttaattaatgatcacaaacgtttaaataatgacagtgggtctaggtcTCCGtctggtttccgtttgtggtgactgctgactgagataagggatgagattaaatagatcctggaatttagcctggtcaggagcaggctagctccacagaataaatcgccatggtgatttataccataacatatactgctgccccctatcccgcttttgtgcaactggatcacagataaattgagccaggataaccaagatatcccggcttaatcccttatcctagttttgtgcaataggccccctCCCTCACAATGTTGAATATTGACACGCACACAACTTGCAAAAAATGTAACTGCTTTGAGTGATGTGTACTCGCGAGTTACGCACCTTCTGGCAGATGCTCTTGTTCTGACTTCAGACTAGTCATTAGTTGTGCACTGTTCCCACTCTCCCGCTCAGTATTCAGCTAACAAAAACCCCGATGGGTTTTATTTTTTGCGAATGTTCTTGTCGGCCTCCTagaagatgcacacacacacacacacatacacacacacacacacacacacacacattaataccgGCAAcgcagtttaacttagaaagaACTAAATAAGAATGCACTTGTTACCACAACATTTtgaactgattttttttaaacaggtGAATATTTAGTGTTGTATTTTAGCTCTTATAAACAGCCTGAATGTAAATAGGAAAACAAAGAAGTTTGATTTAAAGCCAAGAAGACCGCCTCAGATGCAGTGCTGTAGGAGGCGGCCTGATTTCACTCACCCTGCTCATGACATTGTTGCTCCAACAGCAGTAACTATATTGTATATTGGATGATAAAACCATAGCTGCAGAGCTCAATAAGTTATTAAGTGACTAAAAAgttattgggtcataaaggtgGGTTTGTTTACTAATGTTActatgttataataataattaaaaaaaaactaatgttactatgttataataataaataattgcaTTGTATGGGAATGGTTGGAAATGGAAATTGTTTACCAAtgtgaaaaaacacaaaaaaacaaatgttactATATATAATATGTTATAATAAATAGTTGCCTTCTATGGAAATTTTGATACTAATGTTATGTTGTTAATTTGTAAAGTTTCAATGTTATTCCCTAGGCCCACTAATGTTACCCCGACATGTCCTCACATTTGGACCtttaaaatacaaatttgtCCTAACTTTTGGGCAGAAgtgtcctcattttcagtgtcaTGGCGGTGGTCACCCTAGTTGTGTTGACTTGATAACAGTGACAGACTAAGAGGAATATTACATTCACAAAGCAATACTTTATAAACTCTCgttgtgtctgctaaatgaataaatgtaaatgtaataaaCCCTCGTTGTGTCTGCCTGTGGTCTTTAGTGAGCGACATCTTTGACCTCAATCAAGGCACCGGAGAGATTACGATGAAGAAACCTGTTGATGTGGAAGGTCCTATTATCCTGACTGTTATGGTAAAGAAACGGCATAAACCTTCTTAAACCCATTTTATGATCATCTTTCTCCATGACCTTTCAAATCTTGTTTGCTCTCAGAACCCTGAAGCATGTGAACTTCCTGCTTACTGCTGCTGTATGCCGACAGGCTTTTCAGACGGAAAATGCTGATCAGTTCTCTACCACCACTGTGACCTTTGAGGTCAAGATCATGAGCGTGCATCCGCCCATATTTGAAAAGGACACCTACGAAGGCTACATCTCCTTGGACGCAGGTGTGAACAGTCTGGTCCTGGAGGGGGAGTTCTCCACCAAACCGCTCCGGGTGCAGGCCACAGACCAGGACTATGCTGATGTGAGTTCCTCTGGCCTGTCAGACTCTTCAGCACATTTAGCCAATTAGCCATCCATACCGTTATCCAAACAGGCTAAAAGACACACTATGTAGGAATCTAgtatttttcacatagatttctAGCCTGGTTAGCACAGAGACCGTCTCAATTGtaattgagagtgggtctgggaaAGGTTCATTATGACTTCCAGCAGGTTCATTATGACTTCCAGTAGAAAAAgtgtggtctgcacactgcaacTGCTCCAAAATATAAACTTTATTGATTTAAAAGCAACGTTTCGATCCCCTTGGATCTTCGTCAGGCATCGTCTGGCACCTGCAGAAAACTTTactttggatgtgcgcacccaCTCTCCGAATCATTATGACTTCCAGACAACTAACAGTGAACtgaaacttaaattggtgcattaaactcctACCAAATCGTTTAAAAAGTGTAGCAATCTCATAAaggaaggttttaaatgcagttgtttattcaattccaaagaaatacacatcCATGCCGGATTAGCGATTGTTTTTGCAGGcccgtgttttagggacattggaaatgggcttcaatggcctgTTGGCCAGaaggacctgcagagcaaatcccacaTTTGCCAAAGATTCGTattggtattcccaggctaatAGATTTCTGTTGCTCgaagtcaccgagtactgtcggtacgaaaacAAACAGGCTTAAAGACTCACAGGAATTGAGTCCATGTCTTTATCCAAAGAGGCTTAACATGGTTCTCAATAccaatttcaagtttttgcctttCTGTAGGAGTCCATCCTCCGTATTGTAGAGATTCCATTCTCCATATTGATAATTACAGAGACTCCGTTCTCTGTATTTAATTGTAGAGACTCTATTCACAATATTGATAATTGTAGAGACTCCATTCTCTGTATTGCAGAGACTCCATTCTCTGTATTTATTTACTGAGACTTCATTCTCCGTATTGATAATTGCAGAGTCTCCGTATTGATAATTGCAGAGACTTCATTCTCTGTATTGCAGAGACTTCATTCTCCGTATTGATAATTGCAGAGACTTCATTCTCTTTATTGTAAGTCAGTGTGACATCAGAATGAGTTACACTGGTGAATGAAAGTGAGGTGCAatgtggttgagtgtgtgtgtgtgtgtgtgtgtgtgtcctagggCTTCAATCCTGACGTGCAGTAT is a genomic window containing:
- the cdhr5b gene encoding cadherin-related family member 5 isoform X2; this translates as MDRPGLRFSAPLLLLLAFLSQGLCQLCQVPSDLLLPENTAVEHVIVTVTTQGVVNLNLANDFDGTFRMDGNNVVLNKPLDYETQPISYSVKIQCTKDLDIMETSIIVIVENVNDNPPVFEQNPYTLEVDELLPLFTNVGQIAATDPDNLGLLYYTIIPDPTQDYFALQAPSLPNILVNQRLDFDTVQRVQFTLIVQDTQTSTPQTLSATTTVIINIKDIDNRPPWFQPCTPETENQATFCLMAGYNGTITLTQQTTGPLPLMPENLRAVDGDKNLNAHISYKLLGVSDIFDLNQGTGEITMKKPVDVEGPIILTVMAFQTENADQFSTTTVTFEVKIMSVHPPIFEKDTYEGYISLDAGVNSLVLEGEFSTKPLRVQATDQDYADGFNPDVQYEIQGSSDFSITQQGFILMARTAPAGPVSIKVRAVDSKSGDEAVTAVQLVVSPDGPALAAGMYRMEDMIAVGVSLGILLLICMVLIALMAVYINSHKKDNRKIKEVSHFHSNLSAVSLGPKGGVQYINKGFQKDEDGAGSMASDEPDWPARAVEAPVSKAAAVPLYETARGETSSLASKSESEKEVKPILTKERKDEDGYKAVWFKQDIDPKVEVTIIPDRAAQDDDEDEDADEDDGSERGGDNLSLDEDDMRGGVNLSYDQDENSDLDDFPQTSDL